The following are encoded in a window of Mycobacterium vicinigordonae genomic DNA:
- a CDS encoding amidohydrolase family protein: MCWVIDPLDLVLISVDDHTVEPPDMFTGRVPSRFADEAPRVVEDSNGVCFWVYDGLQLPNIGLNAVAGRPNDEWGFEPSSFADMRTGCYDVDARVDDMNASGVLASLCFPSFPTISGALFTYHGDRETSAVMVRAYNDWHIEDWWGRHPDRFIPMGILPLWDPKLAAAEVHRLAGLGCRAITAPQHIGNYGQPPWQDPHWDPMWEAICAENTVVNIHIGTGGGFPVPSDQTTYLAYNSMLPLDTQRFTADLLFSPILHKFPTIKFSLSEGGIGWIPFLLERFEDIYSRQRAWTGDDLGEGLSPTDVYRRNFMSCFIRDRVGIEMRERIGVETICWEMDYPHSDSSWPDAPEQLAAQLEGCTFDEIEAITWKNAARVFGYTGVDRLGRSNCTVSALRNKIVDWDLSAPKVEAGRAPKAGVSAITYGDMKVRMAAILQGGA; this comes from the coding sequence ATGTGTTGGGTGATTGACCCTCTCGATCTCGTGCTGATCAGCGTCGACGATCACACCGTCGAGCCACCGGACATGTTCACCGGACGGGTGCCCAGCCGGTTCGCCGACGAGGCGCCACGCGTCGTCGAGGACAGCAATGGCGTGTGCTTTTGGGTGTACGACGGATTGCAGCTACCGAATATCGGACTCAATGCCGTGGCGGGTAGGCCAAACGACGAGTGGGGTTTCGAGCCGTCAAGCTTCGCCGATATGCGGACTGGGTGCTACGACGTCGACGCTCGTGTCGACGATATGAACGCGTCGGGTGTGCTTGCCTCGCTGTGCTTTCCGTCATTCCCGACGATCTCGGGCGCGCTGTTCACCTACCACGGTGACCGCGAGACCTCCGCAGTGATGGTTCGCGCATACAATGACTGGCATATCGAAGACTGGTGGGGACGCCACCCGGATCGGTTCATCCCGATGGGCATCCTGCCACTTTGGGATCCGAAACTGGCCGCCGCTGAGGTGCACCGCCTCGCCGGGTTGGGTTGCCGCGCGATCACGGCGCCGCAGCACATCGGCAACTACGGTCAGCCACCCTGGCAAGATCCGCACTGGGATCCCATGTGGGAGGCGATCTGCGCGGAGAACACGGTAGTCAATATCCACATCGGTACCGGCGGTGGGTTTCCTGTTCCGTCCGATCAAACGACCTACCTTGCCTATAACTCGATGCTGCCGCTTGATACGCAGCGGTTCACAGCTGACCTGTTGTTCTCGCCGATCCTGCATAAGTTCCCAACCATCAAATTCTCGCTGTCCGAGGGCGGTATCGGGTGGATTCCGTTTCTGCTCGAGCGATTCGAGGACATCTATTCCCGCCAGCGGGCCTGGACCGGAGACGACTTGGGTGAGGGCTTGAGCCCCACCGACGTCTACCGCCGCAACTTCATGTCGTGCTTCATTCGCGACCGGGTCGGGATCGAGATGCGCGAGCGCATAGGCGTGGAAACTATCTGCTGGGAAATGGACTACCCGCACTCTGACAGCAGTTGGCCCGACGCGCCCGAGCAGCTGGCGGCCCAACTTGAGGGATGTACTTTCGACGAGATCGAAGCCATCACTTGGAAAAACGCCGCTCGCGTTTTCGGCTACACCGGCGTCGACCGCCTGGGTAGATCGAACTGTACAGTCTCCGCGCTGCGGAACAAGATTGTCGACTGGGACCTGTCGGCGCCCAAGGTCGAGGCTGGGCGTGCGCCGAAAGCTGGCGTCAGTGCCATCACCTACGGGGACATGAAGGTGCGGATGGCCGCGATCTTGCAAGGTGGAGCGTGA
- a CDS encoding acyl-CoA dehydrogenase family protein has translation MTELDHGVVLDDADRRFRDEVRSFLATALTPDVRDSGIDETDRLDRMRLWQCRLHDAGLAAISWPVRYGGRAATPVQQLVFSAEMAAARAPEPINRSAINQLGPTIIQWGTDEQRSRYLPGILSGEQVWCQGFSEPEAGSDLAALKTRADRDGDELVITGQKIWTSKAQYADWIYILARTDPAASRHAGISYLLVPLNTSGIQVRPTRQITGASEFNEVFFDAVRVPLENVLGPLHGGWKVAKSTLGYERVGQSRTHRIERRLAILVRMARAENALCDDGLADSYVADRIVGFAARVEALRQISAQATAAGVRGVSPGPEASVAKLLTSEVDQEMADFGLELAGASGTLERGSAGAAKSGNVAQSYLLMRAATFGAGTSEIQRNVIGEKLLGLPRDP, from the coding sequence GTGACGGAGCTAGACCACGGTGTCGTGCTAGACGATGCCGATCGTCGCTTTCGCGACGAGGTTCGCTCGTTTCTGGCGACCGCATTGACACCGGACGTCCGCGATTCCGGAATCGACGAAACCGACCGGCTGGATCGAATGCGACTATGGCAGTGTCGACTCCACGATGCGGGATTGGCAGCCATATCCTGGCCGGTACGCTACGGTGGCCGAGCCGCCACCCCGGTTCAGCAGTTGGTGTTCAGTGCAGAGATGGCCGCGGCTCGCGCGCCCGAACCGATCAATCGCAGTGCCATCAACCAGCTGGGGCCCACCATCATCCAGTGGGGCACTGACGAGCAGCGCAGCCGGTACCTACCCGGAATTCTTTCTGGAGAACAGGTCTGGTGTCAGGGTTTCAGCGAGCCGGAGGCCGGCAGCGATCTCGCCGCTCTCAAGACGAGAGCCGACCGTGACGGTGACGAGCTGGTGATCACCGGGCAGAAGATTTGGACCTCTAAAGCCCAATACGCTGACTGGATCTACATCTTGGCCCGCACCGATCCCGCTGCCAGTCGACATGCTGGGATCAGTTACCTCCTTGTGCCACTGAACACTTCCGGCATCCAGGTGCGCCCGACCAGGCAAATCACCGGTGCCTCCGAATTCAACGAGGTGTTTTTCGACGCGGTTCGTGTTCCGCTCGAAAATGTGCTCGGTCCATTGCACGGCGGATGGAAGGTCGCCAAATCGACCCTGGGCTACGAACGGGTCGGCCAGAGCCGTACCCATCGCATCGAACGTCGGCTCGCAATTCTGGTGAGGATGGCTCGTGCAGAAAACGCGCTGTGCGACGATGGATTGGCCGATAGCTACGTCGCCGACCGGATTGTAGGTTTCGCTGCACGTGTGGAAGCGCTGCGGCAGATCTCCGCCCAAGCCACCGCCGCGGGCGTCCGCGGTGTCAGCCCGGGGCCCGAGGCGTCAGTGGCAAAATTGCTGACTTCTGAAGTCGACCAAGAGATGGCCGATTTCGGGCTGGAGCTGGCGGGGGCCAGCGGTACATTGGAGCGCGGCTCCGCGGGCGCGGCCAAGAGCGGCAATGTAGCGCAGAGCTACCTGCTGATGCGGGCCGCGACCTTTGGCGCCGGAACATCGGAGATCCAGCGCAATGTGATCGGCGAGAAGTTGCTGGGATTGCCCCGTGACCCCTGA
- a CDS encoding acyl-CoA dehydrogenase family protein has product MTPDSLSSLDEIADHTAELAQLRDSVDDILQGAWSVEKFRVLLDGPGPAFDPRLWRTVAELGWPDVLVSDAAGGGGGGLRELCVLAEAAGAVAAPIPLPAAAAAGWCADRSTDGISLLLPGRAELDSDGVSGLWPVAAYGAVATALLVCGGRGDQTVLGTVDPMGAGVIREPVRPLDHSPAARISLQNSPIEVMERGERAARRHHQATLRARVAQIAELVGIASAANETATAYAKLRTAFGRPIGSFQAVKHRLVDQRCAIEVGRALVNRAADAIQQDQDDADALAALAAFWAMEALRSVPEGAMQVFGGIAYTWEHHAHVHLRRAATIAAGVGARAHHREVVAAWLSARHASDDNGGRAE; this is encoded by the coding sequence GTGACCCCTGATTCTTTGTCCTCGTTGGATGAGATCGCCGACCACACAGCTGAATTGGCACAACTGCGCGATTCGGTCGACGATATCCTGCAAGGCGCCTGGTCAGTGGAGAAATTCCGGGTTCTGCTGGATGGGCCAGGGCCGGCGTTCGACCCGCGCCTGTGGCGCACCGTCGCGGAGCTGGGCTGGCCCGATGTCCTGGTCAGCGACGCCGCGGGTGGGGGAGGAGGCGGTCTGCGGGAGCTATGCGTGCTCGCCGAGGCGGCCGGCGCCGTCGCTGCACCCATCCCGCTGCCGGCGGCGGCCGCCGCCGGATGGTGCGCCGACCGATCCACCGATGGCATAAGTCTTTTGCTGCCGGGACGAGCTGAACTGGACTCTGACGGGGTCTCGGGGCTCTGGCCAGTCGCGGCGTACGGCGCAGTCGCCACCGCCTTGCTCGTCTGCGGGGGGCGCGGCGACCAAACGGTGCTGGGCACAGTCGACCCGATGGGTGCCGGAGTGATCCGTGAACCGGTGAGGCCGCTGGACCATAGTCCAGCAGCTCGAATTTCATTGCAGAACAGCCCGATCGAGGTCATGGAACGCGGTGAGCGCGCCGCACGTCGCCACCACCAAGCGACACTGCGTGCTCGGGTGGCCCAGATTGCCGAGCTGGTGGGCATCGCGTCGGCAGCCAACGAGACCGCGACCGCCTATGCCAAGCTGCGCACTGCGTTTGGACGCCCGATCGGCAGCTTCCAGGCTGTCAAGCACCGGCTCGTCGACCAGCGTTGCGCGATCGAAGTCGGAAGGGCACTGGTTAATCGGGCGGCCGACGCGATCCAGCAAGATCAGGACGACGCCGACGCTCTGGCAGCGCTCGCCGCCTTCTGGGCGATGGAGGCGTTGCGCTCGGTACCCGAAGGCGCCATGCAAGTCTTCGGGGGCATTGCCTACACCTGGGAGCACCACGCGCATGTCCACCTGCGCCGGGCGGCCACCATCGCCGCCGGGGTAGGGGCGCGCGCGCACCACCGCGAGGTGGTCGCCGCGTGGCTCAGCGCCCGGCATGCTTCGGACGACAATGGGGGTCGTGCAGAGTGA
- a CDS encoding CoA transferase produces MNTEVRPAFLGGIRVLQLGDGIAGSAAAALLASLGALVAKVSTVRKAERTGPLINTAAGSLAAVDITLDREKRIAAADSDLTKLIGEHDIVILDYGRAVTLPQCEGVVVVSVSPFGLDGPRAAQSGGEIVAQATGGLLSTIEGSGGVPVPVPGYVALKAAGAVTALAALHGLDRRNSTNTAVYVDVSVQEAVASTAVLPECAHLLYGCPGRAGSGRYLAPSGLFNCRDGLVRITAVENHQWRGLLVALDDPAWAAGLDERPARIEHADLINRHVADWAATREKASCAKILQANGVPSTPVNTPEEILTSSQFVFRGAVTAAQIAGVDVSVLGPPWLTHPGGPSTRHRTGRLSELRIVELTHVLAGPIIGALLGAMGAGVLRLEDPDRLDIYRRTGPFAAGKPGVERGAYFSVANHSKESLLIEPSRAVQDVAAAMADCDVVIENIGASRLGRLGLDPDAVAASGRLAVRVSGFGSAGPLAGYRVYANNVQSYGGLAGLTVDAAGSPARLSTVIADPLSSMVAAVVIAAWALGPARDTGAVVDLSMAEVVASTVAEFVTAASVEVPLVADGAAHRGVYRAADERWVAVELAQSTALKADELAAVVAAGAAEEVAVELNALGAQAAVVQRAEDLIADPHLAARGFFPEITHPDPEIATARLVGLPWRFAGLGPVPLAAPPALGSANARQERMISAR; encoded by the coding sequence GTGAATACCGAAGTACGCCCGGCCTTCCTCGGTGGCATCCGCGTCCTGCAGCTTGGCGACGGAATAGCCGGCTCGGCTGCAGCTGCGCTGCTTGCCAGCCTGGGCGCTCTGGTCGCCAAGGTCTCCACCGTGCGGAAGGCGGAACGGACCGGACCGCTCATCAATACCGCCGCGGGATCTCTTGCTGCCGTTGACATTACCCTCGATAGAGAGAAGCGGATCGCCGCCGCCGACTCCGATTTGACCAAGCTGATCGGTGAACACGACATCGTTATCCTCGACTACGGCCGCGCCGTCACCCTGCCACAGTGCGAAGGTGTGGTCGTGGTGAGTGTCAGCCCGTTCGGTTTGGATGGACCGCGGGCGGCGCAGTCCGGCGGAGAAATCGTCGCACAGGCAACCGGTGGACTGCTCTCGACCATCGAGGGGTCAGGCGGCGTCCCGGTACCGGTGCCTGGGTACGTCGCACTGAAGGCGGCGGGTGCCGTCACCGCGCTGGCTGCCCTTCATGGATTGGATCGGCGAAACAGCACAAATACGGCTGTTTACGTTGATGTTTCGGTGCAGGAGGCCGTTGCGTCCACGGCGGTGCTGCCCGAGTGCGCGCACCTGCTGTATGGGTGCCCCGGCCGGGCAGGCAGCGGGCGCTATCTTGCGCCATCAGGCCTGTTCAATTGTCGCGACGGGCTGGTTCGCATCACCGCAGTGGAAAATCATCAGTGGCGAGGTCTGCTGGTAGCGCTGGATGATCCGGCATGGGCAGCAGGTCTGGACGAACGCCCCGCGCGTATCGAGCATGCGGATCTGATCAACCGGCATGTCGCCGACTGGGCGGCAACGCGCGAAAAAGCTTCCTGTGCAAAGATTCTGCAGGCAAACGGTGTCCCGTCGACCCCGGTCAACACGCCCGAAGAGATCCTCACCTCATCGCAGTTCGTGTTCCGCGGTGCAGTGACGGCCGCGCAGATTGCCGGCGTCGACGTTTCGGTGCTCGGCCCGCCATGGTTGACGCACCCGGGCGGACCAAGCACCCGGCACCGAACTGGCCGCCTCAGTGAATTGCGGATCGTGGAGCTCACCCACGTGCTGGCCGGGCCGATCATCGGGGCACTGCTCGGGGCAATGGGGGCAGGTGTACTACGTCTGGAGGATCCGGATCGCTTGGACATCTACCGGCGTACCGGGCCCTTCGCAGCAGGCAAACCCGGTGTAGAGCGTGGTGCCTACTTCTCGGTGGCCAATCATTCGAAGGAGAGCCTGCTTATCGAGCCAAGTCGTGCGGTGCAAGACGTGGCCGCCGCGATGGCCGACTGTGACGTCGTCATCGAGAATATCGGCGCGTCACGACTGGGCCGGCTGGGCTTGGACCCAGACGCTGTCGCTGCATCCGGGCGCCTCGCGGTGCGTGTGTCCGGCTTCGGTTCGGCGGGTCCGTTGGCGGGATATCGGGTGTATGCCAACAATGTTCAGTCCTACGGAGGGCTTGCCGGGCTGACCGTCGACGCGGCCGGTTCACCCGCAAGGCTAAGCACCGTCATAGCCGACCCGTTGTCGTCAATGGTGGCGGCCGTGGTCATAGCCGCGTGGGCGCTCGGACCCGCCCGCGACACCGGAGCGGTGGTCGATCTATCCATGGCGGAGGTTGTTGCCTCGACGGTGGCCGAATTCGTCACCGCGGCCTCGGTCGAGGTACCACTGGTAGCCGACGGTGCCGCGCATCGCGGTGTCTACCGTGCCGCCGACGAACGCTGGGTCGCTGTCGAACTCGCGCAATCAACCGCACTGAAAGCGGACGAGTTAGCGGCAGTGGTTGCAGCCGGAGCTGCGGAGGAGGTAGCCGTCGAGTTGAACGCGCTGGGCGCGCAGGCCGCTGTGGTGCAACGTGCCGAGGACTTGATCGCCGACCCGCATCTGGCGGCACGCGGATTCTTCCCCGAAATCACCCACCCGGATCCCGAAATTGCGACTGCCCGCCTGGTCGGGCTGCCGTGGCGATTCGCCGGTCTTGGGCCCGTGCCGCTGGCGGCGCCCCCGGCCCTTGGCAGTGCAAACGCTCGTCAGGAAAGGATGATCAGTGCCCGCTAA
- a CDS encoding thiolase family protein, translating to MTGVWVAGIGLTSFGRHGDTALAELGATAARRALDDAGLDYDAVGEVFASSSMAPPQSALKVAHRLGRTGIPVTAVESASAGGMVALRHAVWAVASGRCRTALAIGYEKTTALEPGGVVPAAVGFWDRFPPQLHYAIEANRWLHDAQCGPEVIAAVAAKSYNQARLNPLAARRTDEEVTVEQVMSARMVAEPLTKMMCHTSVDGGAAIVVTADPGPRLVPINSIEQTSWPADPTWPVLGPCVGPPSQISLTAQRAFDAARVVAADVGVVSLHDMCASEEITALIALGLADVKEAAELATSGALETKGRLPTNTDGGCLARGHAFGATGLAQVAEVVSQLRGEADSRQVADPRVGLAQAMGGGGSCVVSVLGR from the coding sequence ATGACCGGCGTCTGGGTCGCCGGAATCGGGCTCACTTCATTCGGCAGACACGGTGACACCGCGCTTGCAGAGCTGGGGGCGACTGCCGCGCGCCGGGCGCTCGACGACGCAGGTCTGGATTATGACGCGGTCGGTGAGGTATTCGCGTCATCTTCCATGGCGCCACCCCAAAGCGCGCTGAAGGTAGCGCATCGCCTGGGACGGACCGGGATTCCGGTGACTGCTGTCGAGAGCGCATCGGCGGGAGGCATGGTTGCGCTACGGCATGCTGTCTGGGCGGTTGCATCCGGCCGCTGTCGTACCGCGCTGGCCATCGGCTACGAGAAGACCACCGCGCTGGAGCCCGGCGGGGTGGTGCCGGCAGCGGTCGGCTTCTGGGACAGATTCCCGCCGCAATTGCACTACGCCATTGAGGCCAACAGGTGGCTGCACGATGCGCAGTGCGGACCCGAGGTCATTGCCGCGGTCGCGGCCAAATCGTACAACCAGGCACGGCTGAACCCCCTTGCCGCGAGGCGCACTGACGAAGAGGTGACCGTCGAGCAGGTGATGTCGGCGCGAATGGTCGCCGAGCCGCTCACCAAAATGATGTGCCACACATCGGTCGACGGGGGTGCGGCTATCGTGGTTACCGCCGACCCCGGGCCACGTTTGGTCCCGATCAACTCGATCGAGCAGACCAGTTGGCCTGCGGACCCGACCTGGCCGGTGCTGGGCCCGTGTGTAGGGCCGCCGTCGCAGATCTCTTTGACCGCCCAACGCGCTTTCGATGCCGCGCGGGTTGTCGCGGCCGACGTCGGCGTTGTCTCACTACACGACATGTGCGCCAGCGAGGAAATCACGGCGTTGATCGCCCTGGGCCTCGCCGACGTCAAAGAGGCAGCGGAACTGGCGACCTCCGGTGCTCTGGAAACGAAAGGCCGGCTGCCGACCAACACCGACGGCGGCTGCCTGGCGCGCGGGCACGCGTTTGGAGCCACTGGCCTGGCTCAGGTTGCCGAAGTCGTCAGCCAGCTTCGGGGAGAAGCGGATTCGCGTCAGGTCGCCGATCCGCGCGTCGGACTGGCGCAGGCGATGGGCGGCGGCGGCTCCTGCGTGGTCAGCGTGCTGGGCCGCTGA
- a CDS encoding CaiB/BaiF CoA transferase family protein — translation MTGPMSGVRVLEVAQWTFVPAAGAVLADWGADVLKIEHPRTGDSQRGLRQLGNIAIEGPRNPVMEHANRGKRSIALDISVPEGHELLMDIARTSDVFLTNFLPDARAKLKIDVEHLRAVNPNIVYARGSAYGPMGADSGNGGYDMTGFWSRAAGAASTTPSDLNGVVAQPGPAYGDSIGGMTIAGGIAAALFERERTGVARTVDISLLGVGVWAMGVAVNAALISGQPWIANPSGANVVPHNPLTGFYCTSDNRYLGLSMLQAFRYFAEFCARVGVPHLAADERFASPELLAKNGAAAAAVLREAIAAQPLGYWRTALADFDGQWAPVLNTAEVATDPQVRANGGIVPVAQDGETYDLVASPVLFDETHLRLDPAPQFAEHTEMLVLELGGDWDRIAALKDAGAIG, via the coding sequence ATGACCGGACCGATGTCAGGAGTGCGGGTACTCGAGGTCGCCCAGTGGACGTTCGTGCCCGCAGCGGGCGCCGTGCTTGCCGACTGGGGCGCAGACGTGCTGAAGATCGAGCATCCTCGCACCGGCGATTCCCAACGCGGCCTGCGCCAGCTGGGCAATATCGCGATCGAAGGCCCGCGCAATCCGGTGATGGAACATGCCAACCGGGGTAAACGGTCTATCGCACTGGATATCTCGGTTCCCGAGGGACACGAGCTGCTGATGGATATCGCGCGAACCAGTGACGTGTTCCTCACCAACTTCTTGCCCGATGCCCGTGCGAAGCTCAAGATCGATGTTGAGCATCTTCGCGCCGTCAACCCAAACATCGTTTACGCCCGAGGTAGCGCTTACGGTCCCATGGGCGCGGACAGCGGCAATGGTGGCTATGACATGACCGGATTTTGGAGCCGCGCTGCCGGCGCTGCCAGCACCACCCCGTCGGATCTCAATGGCGTTGTGGCCCAGCCAGGTCCGGCTTACGGAGATTCGATCGGCGGCATGACCATTGCCGGCGGGATCGCCGCGGCACTGTTTGAGCGCGAACGGACCGGCGTGGCACGCACGGTGGATATCTCGTTGCTCGGCGTTGGGGTGTGGGCGATGGGCGTGGCGGTCAACGCCGCACTGATCAGTGGTCAGCCATGGATTGCCAATCCTTCTGGAGCCAATGTGGTACCACATAACCCACTCACCGGCTTCTATTGCACCAGCGATAACCGGTACCTGGGATTGTCCATGCTGCAGGCCTTCCGATACTTCGCTGAATTCTGCGCCCGGGTGGGAGTTCCGCACCTTGCCGCCGACGAGCGATTCGCCAGCCCGGAGTTGCTCGCCAAGAACGGCGCTGCCGCCGCAGCGGTATTGCGCGAAGCGATTGCGGCTCAGCCTCTTGGATATTGGCGCACCGCGCTCGCCGATTTCGACGGCCAGTGGGCACCGGTGCTGAACACCGCTGAGGTAGCGACTGATCCGCAGGTACGAGCCAATGGCGGCATTGTGCCGGTGGCGCAGGACGGCGAAACCTACGACTTGGTAGCAAGTCCGGTGCTCTTCGATGAAACCCATTTAAGGCTTGACCCGGCACCACAATTCGCCGAACACACCGAGATGCTCGTCCTCGAGCTCGGCGGCGACTGGGACCGCATCGCCGCACTGAAGGACGCCGGCGCAATCGGCTGA
- a CDS encoding cytochrome P450 has product MAMTVTARFDDPAFYLGDPNAMFAQLRDHDPVHWYEEGKFWVITRYDDIKGISARPERFKSERIGIMMDLIAHREGRDPQGYQTRGIMFMDPPEHRAHRKAIGVRFTPAAVAKMEARVRQVVNDALDGLPDGEFDWIERIAEPIPVYVFAYLLGVPEADWSKVAAWATTIANVGSGLATDDDMTLIFDQIGPYLLSLVAERKDKPRDDLLTMLSTVRIDGQPFNDAQIMIYALTLLAAGSETTQSLIAGMADCLDTHPDQADKLFGDPTLAGNAVEEVLRYWTPVMSMARQAAHDVELSGVTVKEGDGVLLAYASANRDQHHWGPDAEQFDITRQDAAGHLGFGVGEHFCMGAALARREARLLLEEMFKRVKGIKVTGERVQRLSALVHTHDRLPVTLEYR; this is encoded by the coding sequence ATGGCGATGACCGTGACGGCCCGGTTCGACGACCCGGCCTTTTACCTCGGCGACCCAAACGCAATGTTCGCACAGTTGCGCGACCACGATCCGGTGCACTGGTACGAAGAAGGCAAGTTCTGGGTCATCACCAGATACGACGACATCAAGGGCATCTCGGCGCGTCCCGAGAGGTTCAAGTCCGAACGCATTGGCATCATGATGGATCTGATCGCGCACAGGGAAGGACGTGACCCGCAGGGATATCAGACCCGCGGCATCATGTTCATGGATCCTCCGGAGCACCGCGCGCATCGAAAGGCGATCGGCGTTCGGTTCACGCCTGCCGCCGTGGCGAAAATGGAAGCTCGGGTACGCCAGGTCGTCAACGACGCGCTGGATGGCCTGCCCGACGGCGAATTCGACTGGATCGAGCGAATCGCCGAACCGATCCCGGTTTACGTATTCGCTTATCTGCTCGGCGTTCCCGAAGCAGACTGGTCCAAAGTGGCCGCTTGGGCAACCACCATCGCCAATGTGGGCAGCGGATTGGCCACCGACGATGACATGACGCTGATCTTCGACCAGATCGGCCCGTACCTGCTGAGTCTGGTCGCTGAACGCAAGGACAAGCCCCGGGACGACCTGCTGACCATGCTGTCCACGGTCCGGATAGACGGCCAGCCTTTCAACGATGCGCAGATAATGATCTACGCGCTTACACTGCTGGCCGCGGGCAGCGAGACGACGCAGAGCCTAATCGCTGGCATGGCCGACTGCCTCGATACGCATCCCGACCAGGCCGACAAGCTTTTCGGCGACCCCACGCTGGCAGGCAATGCGGTCGAGGAAGTGTTGCGCTACTGGACGCCGGTGATGAGCATGGCCCGCCAAGCGGCTCACGACGTCGAGTTGAGCGGAGTCACCGTCAAAGAAGGTGACGGCGTACTGCTCGCCTACGCCTCAGCCAACCGCGACCAGCACCATTGGGGGCCCGACGCCGAGCAGTTCGACATCACCCGGCAAGACGCGGCCGGGCACCTGGGCTTCGGGGTAGGCGAACATTTCTGCATGGGAGCCGCCCTGGCCAGGCGCGAAGCACGTCTACTATTGGAGGAAATGTTCAAGCGCGTCAAGGGGATTAAGGTCACCGGTGAGCGGGTGCAGCGCCTCTCGGCGTTGGTCCACACCCATGATCGGCTGCCGGTCACGCTGGAATACCGCTGA
- a CDS encoding CaiB/BaiF CoA transferase family protein: MSLALAHLRVCDLGGQLAGAGATKILAAFGAEVIRVEDPASNGLWDALRGVGPYVDGRRGVNLGAGFNNHNVGKFGVTINLRLEAGKQLLRELVAVSDIVCENFAAGVLAKMGFGYEELCRVKPDIIYVSNCGFGHTGPYRNFKTWGPIVQALSGLTFTAGLPDTEPAGWGFSYMDHIAAYYMTTAILAAVHHRECTGEGQHIDLASVPGGIAMLPTEVLDWTVNNRRGRPHGNQADFSEMAPHGIYPCVGEDRWIAIACRDDREVALLSKVLDEPELVSDRFSALGQRLAACDELDALVGACTRKCEADSLAVELAAAGVPVSVVKSPRERIEEDPDVAAWDLFPKVTHPEIGAVRVEGLPLRMSATPWSIGRAAPCLGEHNHDVLGGLLGRTDEELDELTKQGVI, from the coding sequence ATGTCCCTCGCTCTGGCTCATCTCCGCGTTTGCGACTTGGGCGGGCAACTGGCCGGGGCGGGTGCAACGAAAATACTTGCAGCGTTCGGTGCCGAAGTCATCCGCGTCGAAGACCCGGCCAGCAACGGATTGTGGGATGCATTGCGCGGCGTGGGCCCCTACGTTGACGGGCGCCGCGGGGTAAACCTGGGGGCGGGTTTCAACAACCACAATGTCGGCAAATTCGGTGTGACCATCAATCTGCGACTGGAAGCCGGCAAGCAACTGCTGCGCGAGCTAGTCGCAGTGTCGGACATCGTATGTGAGAACTTTGCGGCCGGAGTGCTGGCCAAGATGGGATTCGGCTACGAGGAATTGTGCCGCGTCAAGCCAGACATCATCTACGTCTCCAATTGCGGATTCGGCCACACCGGCCCGTACCGAAATTTCAAGACCTGGGGCCCGATCGTGCAGGCGCTCAGTGGTTTGACGTTTACTGCGGGCCTTCCTGACACCGAACCCGCCGGCTGGGGATTCTCTTACATGGACCACATCGCCGCCTACTACATGACGACCGCGATTCTGGCGGCGGTGCACCACCGAGAGTGCACGGGTGAGGGTCAGCACATCGACTTGGCCTCGGTGCCGGGCGGCATCGCTATGTTGCCTACCGAAGTGCTCGACTGGACCGTCAACAACCGACGGGGGCGCCCGCACGGCAACCAAGCCGACTTCTCAGAGATGGCGCCGCACGGGATATACCCCTGTGTCGGTGAGGACAGGTGGATTGCCATAGCCTGTCGCGACGACCGAGAGGTCGCGCTGCTATCCAAGGTGTTGGACGAACCCGAGCTGGTGTCCGATCGGTTCTCGGCCTTGGGGCAGCGGCTAGCAGCCTGCGACGAACTCGACGCGCTCGTCGGCGCATGCACCCGGAAATGTGAAGCCGACTCGTTGGCAGTTGAGCTCGCTGCCGCCGGGGTCCCGGTCAGCGTGGTGAAGTCGCCTCGCGAACGTATCGAAGAAGACCCAGACGTTGCGGCATGGGATCTGTTCCCGAAGGTCACGCACCCCGAGATCGGCGCGGTTCGTGTCGAAGGGCTTCCACTGCGAATGTCAGCCACGCCGTGGAGCATTGGGCGTGCTGCGCCATGTTTGGGGGAACACAATCACGACGTGCTGGGTGGGCTGCTGGGGCGCACCGACGAGGAGTTGGACGAATTGACGAAGCAGGGTGTGATCTGA